From the Streptomyces sp. NBC_01216 genome, the window ATCGCGCGTTTCACCGAGGAGCTGGCCGCGGCCGGCGGTGCCGGCTGCATCCTGCCCGACCTGCCGGTCCAGGAGTCCGCGACCTGGCGGGAACACGCCGACAAGCACGGTCTCGCCACCGTCTTCGTCGTCGCGCCGAGCAGCAAGGACGAACGTCTCGCCGCCATCACCGCGGTCGGCTCGGGCTTCGTCTACGCCGCCTCGCTGATGGGCGTCACCGGCACCCGCGAGTCGGTCGGCAGGGAGGCCGCCGATCTCGTCCGCCGAACCCGGGCCACCGCGGACCACCGGGACCTCCCGGTCTGCGTCGGTCTCGGGGTCTCCGACGCCGCCCAGGCGCGTGAGGTCGCCGGCTTCGCCGACGGCGTCATCGTCGGCTCCGCGTTCGTCAAGCGGATGCTCGACGCCCCGGACGAGGCGTCCGGACTCGCCGCCGTAAGGGAACTGGCGGCCGAACTCGCCGTAGGCGTGCGCCGGGCTTCGTAGCCCGTATGGGTGGATCTGGGACCGGGGAGGCGCGGAAGTGCCTCCCCGGTTCGTTGCCCGGGGCGTGAGCGAGAAGAACCGTGACGGTAACCGAAGCGCGCGGGAGCGCCTCCAGCAGCAGCGCGAGCGTGACCGGGCGCGTGAGAAACAGCGACGCGTCCTGATCGTGTCGGCCGCGGTCGTCGGTGTCCTCGGCCTGGCCGCGGTCGTCGGGGTGATCGCGGCCAACAACGGGGACAAGGGCAGCGGCTCCGACAAGGCCGGCCCGGTCGTCGCCCCGACCGGCGCCACCGGGGACGACCAGCCGGCCATCCCGACGGGTCGGGCGGACGCCCCGTCCACGCTCACGGTCTGGGAGGACTTCCGCTGCCCGGCCTGCGCCTCCTTCGAGAACGCCTTCCGGGACACCATCCACGAGCTGGAGGCGGAGGGAGCGCTCAGGACCGACTACCACCTGGCCACCCTCATCGACGGCAACCTGGGCGGCAGCGGCTCCCTGCGCGCGGCGAACGCGGCGGCATGCGCGCAGGACGCGGGGAAGTTCACGCCGTACCACGACGTGCTCTACGTCAACCAGCCCGAAGAGACCGACGACGCCTTCGCGGACGACGCCAAGCTGCTGGAGCTCGCGGGCAAGGTGCCGGGGCTCGACACGCCGGCCTTCCGCAGCTGTGTCGAGGGCGGCACCCACGACAGCTGGGTGGGGAAGTCGCAGGAGGCGTTCCGGGCCGGCGACTTCAGCGGCACCCCCTCGGTCCTGCTCAACGGGGAATCGGTCTTCCCGGCCAAGGGCGGCGAGCAGATCTCCCCGGACAACCTCAGGAAGTGGGTCGCCGAGGCCAACAAGGGCAAGAAGCCCGGCACCGCATCCTCGGCTCCGACCGGCGGCTGAGGGCCCGTCGGCGGCCCGCCCCCACGACGTTAGTTACCCAGAAGTTGCCGGGTGGGCTGCCGTCCCGCCCGCCCGGCAAGGTAGCGTCGGACCTGCCATGGACCTTGCCTAC encodes:
- a CDS encoding DsbA family protein, whose amino-acid sequence is MSEKNRDGNRSARERLQQQRERDRAREKQRRVLIVSAAVVGVLGLAAVVGVIAANNGDKGSGSDKAGPVVAPTGATGDDQPAIPTGRADAPSTLTVWEDFRCPACASFENAFRDTIHELEAEGALRTDYHLATLIDGNLGGSGSLRAANAAACAQDAGKFTPYHDVLYVNQPEETDDAFADDAKLLELAGKVPGLDTPAFRSCVEGGTHDSWVGKSQEAFRAGDFSGTPSVLLNGESVFPAKGGEQISPDNLRKWVAEANKGKKPGTASSAPTGG
- the trpA gene encoding tryptophan synthase subunit alpha: MSGNIQLLSDTLAEARAEDRAALIAYLPAGFPTVDGGIEAVKAAFDGGADVVEVGLPHSDPVLDGPVIQTADDIALRGGVRIADVMRTVREAHAATGKPVLVMTYWNPIDRYGIARFTEELAAAGGAGCILPDLPVQESATWREHADKHGLATVFVVAPSSKDERLAAITAVGSGFVYAASLMGVTGTRESVGREAADLVRRTRATADHRDLPVCVGLGVSDAAQAREVAGFADGVIVGSAFVKRMLDAPDEASGLAAVRELAAELAVGVRRAS